The Mesorhizobium loti DNA segment CGGCGACCATGAGGCTGGGATAGCCGGGGACGGCGATACCGTAGAACAACACCTCGAAGAACACCTTGGCGCCGTAGATGATGCCCGCCAGCGCCGCCAGCATCCCGCTCAGGCTGATGATGCGCAGCGGTATAACGGAAAACGACGTAAACCCTTCCAGCGAGAAGGCGATCAGGTTGAGCCGGCTCCATTTCGAGGTGCCGACAGCGCGGTTTTCCGGCGAATATTGTATGGCTTTCTGGCGGAAGCCGGCCCAGGCGAACAGGCCCTTGTTGAAGCGCCGCTTGTCGCGCAGGCTCGTCAGCGCGCGCACCACGGCGCCACGCATGACGCGGAAGTCACCGGCATTTTCTGGAATGTCGAAACGCTGGCTGCTGTTGATCAGGCTGTAGAACAGCTTCGCCAGTTGGCTGCGCCGCCAGCTGGCCTCGCGGCGGTCGTTCTGCGCGAAGACGACATCGATATCCGGGTTTTCCACCAGCTCGGCTATCATCCTCAGGCTGGTGTCCATCGAATGCTGCAGGTCGGCGTCCATGACCAGCGCCATGTCGCCGCGCGACTGGTCTAGGCCGGCGAGCACCGCGACCTCCTTGCCGAAATTGCGGCTGAGCCGGACGATCTCCCAGGAGCCCGACAGCGCCCGCGAGAACCGCTCGGCGCCATCATCGCGGCTGCCATCGTCGACCAGGATCTTGTGGACTTCGATGCCGAAGCGCTGCGACACCTGGGCTTCAAGCTTGTCGAGCAATGCGGCAAACGCCGATGCCGATTGCGCCTCGTTGAAGAACGGCGCCACGATATCAAGAACGGGCCGCGACTCAGCCATTTGCGACAGGCCTTTCATTCATCACTTTGTCTCGCGTCACCTTGTCTCGTGCCCCCTTGTCTCCTGCGTTCGCCCAGAACCACCAGATCAGGGAGCCGGCGACAATGGTAACCGCGATCGGCCGGAACCAAGGATACGTGAAATCCTGGATATGGCGCTCGATGCCGGTCAGCCCCGTCAGGAACAGGGTCACCGCTAGCACCGACGCCAGTGCACCGCCGCGTTCCTCGCGCCACAACAAGGCGACAGCGAGACCGGCGGGCACGGCGATCATGGCATAGGTGTTGGGCTCGACGCGCGGGTTGAAGACGCACATGTAGAACGTCGCCGTCAGGAAGATGGCGAGACCAGCCGTTCCGCGTTCGAGCTTGCGATCGAACCAGATGACGGCTGAAAGCGTAAACAGGGCCATGACGATGCGCACGATCGTGGCGCCGAATTCCGGGATGGGCAGCCCCACACGGGTAAACGGCGCCGTGAAGTCGGTGGGGACGAAATGGCTGGTGTTGTCGACGGCCATCGAGGTCAGCATCTGGCCAAAAACACGATACTGGTCGTTGAGATAGCTTGCGGGGGCGAAAGCGTAGGGCAGTGCGAGGACGAACAGCACCGCCAGCACCAGCAGCGGTATCAGCCGCAGGCGCAGGGCGCCCACCAACAGCAGCATGATGATCGCGGTCGGCTTGGCGATGATCGCGACCGAAGCCCAGAAGAAGGTTTCGGCGCGCCGCCCTTCGAGCGCCGACAAGGTGAGAAGCCAGCAGGCGCCGGTCAAGAGGATCGTCGCCTGGCCGTTGCGGATCGCACCCAGCGCCATCGGCAGGGCAAGGAACAGCCCAAAGGACAGCAACCATGGCAACTCCCCGTCGCCGAGCTTGCGCACCTGCCGCATCGCGGCGAAGGTCAGCACCGCGAAACCTATGATATGCCACGCTAGGCCGCCCAGATGCGGGCCGAGCTTGAACAGCGGAACATAGAGCGCGGCAAAGGCCGGCGCGTAGAGATACCCCATCTCGGACTGGAGATCATAGAGCGGCCGGCCGGCCAAAAACTCCTGGCTGCCATATCTGTAGGCCGACAGCACGCTACGCGTGTCAGGCGCCAACAGAACGAGGACAAGAACGACCAGGAACGCTCCGATCCACAGGCCAAGTCCCAAACGGTCGAAAACCGGCTTGGACATCGTCATCAAGACACCCCACAACACCCGGAACAGGTTCGGTCCAGCACTGTCCCGGCATTCGATGGCGGCGGCATATCACGGACAAAGCGGCGAGGCATAGGGGCTGAAGGACGCGCTTATGAACTCGACAGGCCGCTGCGGATGGGTGGACGCCCGCGCGTCCTAACCGGAAAGAGGCCTCGAAAAGCTCCCCGGCACCGCTTCGAATGGCATCAAGGCCGGATGAAAACCTTGCCGTTGGGCTTGGCGAGTTCCGCCGGCACCCGCGCCATGGCCTCGGCGAGCGGCACGACAGCCGTCACGTCGGTCGACCAGCGCCCGTCGGAGAAACGCTTCTGCGCTTCCAGGATCGCCGGACCGCGCCGCTCCCCGGATTGCCGCATCCATTCGCTCAGCCAGAAGCCTTCGATATGCTTGTGCTGGAAGATCAACTGGCCGGGCTCTCGGATGATGGTGGCGTCGGTGTCGAGCCGTCCATAGATGATCCAGCGCGCCCGTTTCGGCATCGCATGGAAGATGCCTGAGGCCAGCGGCCCGGTGACCGCGTCGAGGAAGATGCGCGGTTGTTCGGCCTTCATCACCTCGCGCAGCGTGGCCTCGAAATCCGGCGCCTTCTCGTTCAGCACATGGGCAGCGCCGATCTCTTTCAGAAGCGCAATCTGCTCGTCGCGGCGGACGGTGACGATAGGCCGAAACCCTTCCTCCTTAGCCAGGCCGATGATCAGCTTGCAAAGCTGGCTGGCGCCGGCGGTCATGATGAAGGCCTTTTCGCCCTCCTGTTTGACGATGTCGAACATGGCGATGGCAGTAAGCGGATTGACGATCATTGCCGCGCCATCATCGTCGCGCACCGTGTCGAGCAGCGGAATGCAGGCTGCCGCCTCGGCGACGGCATATTCGGCCCACGAACCCCAATTGGTGAGGCCGGTGGCGAAGGCGACGCGCTTGCCGACGAGGCTCTTGGCGTAAGGCTCGTCGCCGCCGGCGACCACGGCGCCGACGCCCTCGAAGCCGGCCGGCCGGCCCTTGGCGCGCGGCTGGCCGTACTGGCCCTTGATGAAGGCGACATCGGACGGATTGATTGAAGCCAGGCTGACCTTGATCAGCACCTGGCTCGGTCCGGGCGCCGGCACCGCGATGCTGCCCGGCACGAGATAAGGCTCCATTGCCTCCAGCGCACTGCCGCTGGGCGTCTTGGTGTAGCCGTCGCCGACCAGGAGCAGCGCCTTCATTTCGGAGGGAATGGTCATCGGTGACACTCCTTGGTTGTTGGCGGAAGGACCATGGCGCAGCGGACCGAGCTGCTGTTCAGACCTTCTCCTGCGTGTATCTCTTCAACTCCGTCCTCGCCACCTGGCGGCGATGCACGGCGTCGGGCCCGTCGGCGAGGCGCAATGTCCGCAAATGCGTCCACGAGCGCGCCAGCGGCGTGTCCTGGCTGATGCCTTGTGCACCGAACATCTGCACCGCCTCGTCGGTAACCTTGAGCGCGACGCGCGGCGCGATGACCTTGATCTGGCTGATCCAGGGGGCAGCGGCGCGCGCATCGCCCTGGTCGATCATCCACGCCGCCTTGAGACAGAGCAGCCGGGCCATCTCGATGTCCATGCGGCATTCGGCGATGATGTCGAAATTGGCGCCGAGTTTCGCCAGCTTCTGGCCGAAGGCCTCGCGGCGCACGGAGCGCTGGCACAGCATCTCCAGCGCCATCTCGGCCTGGCCGATGGCGCGCATGCAGTGATGGATGCGGCCGGGGCCAAGCCGGCCTTGCGCGATTTCGAACCCCCTGCCCTCGCCGAGGATCAGGTTTGTTGCCGGGACCCTGACATTGTCGAAGCGCAGGTGCATGTGGCCATGCGGCGCGTCATCGTCGCCATAGACCTGCATGGCGCGGACCTTGGTCACGCCCTTTGTGTCCGCGGGCACCAGGATCATCGAATGGCGGCGGTGCTGCGGCTCGCCGTCGCCGCCGGTCCGCACCATGACGATATAGATGGCGCAGCGTGGATCGCCGGCGCCTGAGGCCCACCATTTCTCGCCGTTGAGGACATAGTCG contains these protein-coding regions:
- a CDS encoding sugar transferase, with translation MKGLSQMAESRPVLDIVAPFFNEAQSASAFAALLDKLEAQVSQRFGIEVHKILVDDGSRDDGAERFSRALSGSWEIVRLSRNFGKEVAVLAGLDQSRGDMALVMDADLQHSMDTSLRMIAELVENPDIDVVFAQNDRREASWRRSQLAKLFYSLINSSQRFDIPENAGDFRVMRGAVVRALTSLRDKRRFNKGLFAWAGFRQKAIQYSPENRAVGTSKWSRLNLIAFSLEGFTSFSVIPLRIISLSGMLAALAGIIYGAKVFFEVLFYGIAVPGYPSLMVAVVLLGGLNLTLLGLIGEYVWVTLSESKDRPVYIVRDVVRGDVPDRPPGA
- a CDS encoding acyl-CoA dehydrogenase, producing MTEMNLGMTERLKPVHARVAAMVRDEIMPLDKEFLGEVGKAGDRWTYSARQSEILEGLKKTAKERGLWNFWLTGSERGYGLSTVEYAYLAEEMGKAHLGAETFNCSAPDTGNMEVLERYGSADHKKAWLEPLLDGKIRSAYLMTEPDVASSDATNISMRCERQGDDYVLNGEKWWASGAGDPRCAIYIVMVRTGGDGEPQHRRHSMILVPADTKGVTKVRAMQVYGDDDAPHGHMHLRFDNVRVPATNLILGEGRGFEIAQGRLGPGRIHHCMRAIGQAEMALEMLCQRSVRREAFGQKLAKLGANFDIIAECRMDIEMARLLCLKAAWMIDQGDARAAAPWISQIKVIAPRVALKVTDEAVQMFGAQGISQDTPLARSWTHLRTLRLADGPDAVHRRQVARTELKRYTQEKV
- a CDS encoding NADH oxidoreductase, with product MTIPSEMKALLLVGDGYTKTPSGSALEAMEPYLVPGSIAVPAPGPSQVLIKVSLASINPSDVAFIKGQYGQPRAKGRPAGFEGVGAVVAGGDEPYAKSLVGKRVAFATGLTNWGSWAEYAVAEAAACIPLLDTVRDDDGAAMIVNPLTAIAMFDIVKQEGEKAFIMTAGASQLCKLIIGLAKEEGFRPIVTVRRDEQIALLKEIGAAHVLNEKAPDFEATLREVMKAEQPRIFLDAVTGPLASGIFHAMPKRARWIIYGRLDTDATIIREPGQLIFQHKHIEGFWLSEWMRQSGERRGPAILEAQKRFSDGRWSTDVTAVVPLAEAMARVPAELAKPNGKVFIRP